Proteins encoded by one window of Cucurbita pepo subsp. pepo cultivar mu-cu-16 chromosome LG14, ASM280686v2, whole genome shotgun sequence:
- the LOC111809665 gene encoding vesicle-associated protein 2-1-like isoform X1, producing MSAGSGNRLISIQPDELKFQIELEKQSFCDLKVANNTEHHVAFKVKTTSPKKYFVRPNTGVVQPWDSCIIRVTLQAQREYPADMQCRDKFLLQSTIVPPNTDVDELPADAFNKDSGRAIEECKLKVIYISSTSSLGNSEDEKNSSQSSTALQRLKEDRDIAIRQTHQLQQELDMMKRRKYRKGDPGFSFTFAIFVGIVGIIAGFLLNLTLSSPSTE from the exons ATGAGTGCTGGAAGTGGGAATCGCTTAATCTCCATTCAACCGGATGAGCTCAAGTTTCAGA TTGAGTTGGAAAAGCAGAGTTTTTGTGATCTTAAAGTTGCAAACAACACAGAACATCATGTTGCTTTTAAG GTCAAGACGACCTCACCGAAGAAGTACTTTGTGCGTCCCAACACTGGTGTCGTACAGCCTTGGGATTCTTGCATCATAAGAG TGACTCTCCAAGCTCAGCGAGAGTATCCTGCAGATATGCAATGCAGAGATAAGTTCCTCTTACAAAGTACAATAGTTCCACCAAATACTGATGTAGATGAGCTTCCTGCTGATGCT TTCAACAAGGACAGTGGAAGGGCGATCGAGGAATGCAAGCTCAAGGTTATCTATATTTCTTCAACATCATCTCTGGGGAATTCAGAAGATGAAAAGAACTCATCTCAAAGCTCCACT GCTTTACAACGTCTGAAGGAAGATAGAGACATTGCTATAAGGCAAACCCATCAATTACAACAGGAACTG GACAtgatgaagagaagaaaatatcgAAAAGGCGATCCTGGGTTCTCGTTTACTTTCGCAATCTTCGTGGGCATCGTCGGGATCATTGCAGGGTTCCTCTTGAATTTGACATTATCTTCACCATCAACAGAATGA
- the LOC111809664 gene encoding GATA transcription factor 26-like, producing MGKQGPCYHCGVTSTPLWRNGPPDKPVLCNACGSRWRTKGTLTNYTPLHARADPDECEDKRVSKWKNLSMCKNKEVKLLKRKQYQDNGVVVGVIPDHAQSFHKAVDEDTSYRSSSGSAISNSESCQQFGSADASDLTGPSQSTAWETIVPSRKRTCVGRSKSTAVEKLTQDLYTILREQQSYFSGSSEEDLLFDNETPMVSVEIGHGSVLIRHPSSITREEESEASSISVDNKQFTVNEVYSEPSILPVHYEADNKTVNFSTLGIGRKHSNGQWFLQEQIKRGRPQSEKTQALGNRNSPLCNIDLTDILNFREFTKQLTSEDQQELMKYLPSVDTEELPDSLNSMFESPEFKENLNSFKQLLTEGVFDFSFPGAKREDCRSLSRLVLWDLSKSKWVERYHLLKKCSSGVAVQGFAAASSGFMNGKRVLDGQNKKLSETRTAMKSPKRGTTKTSVESKELVDSDGSCFSPRSLFALPSDGGSFTLESLHFDEDSSDQDLLLDVRSNNSFPQAELLHPSLSFGTPQASNSSSSVNLRLMHH from the exons ATGGGCAAACAAGGGCCTTGCTATCACTGTGGAGTTACAA GCACACCACTCTGGCGTAATGGACCTCCTGATAAACCTGTATTGTGCAATGCCTGCGGATCTCGATGGAGGACGAAGGGAACTCTTACAAACTATACCCCTCTTCACGCTCGGGCGGATCCTGATGAGTGTGAGGATAAAAGGGTCTCTAAGTGGAAGAACTTGTCAATGTGTAAGAACAAAGAAGTGAAACTgcttaaaagaaaacagtaTCAAGATAATGGAGTTGTGGTTGGGGTTATCCCTGATCATGCTCAGAGCTTCCACAAGGCAGTCGATGAAGATACGAGTTATAGATCAAGTTCGGGATCGGCCATATCAAACTCGGAGAGCTGTCAACAATTTGGTAGTGCAGATGCAAGTGATCTGACAG GCCCCTCACAGTCAACAGCGTGGGAGACGATAGTGCCCTCGAGAAAGAGGACCTGTGTTGGTCGTTCGAAGTCTACTGCAGTTGAGAAACTCACTCAAGATCTATACACGATTTTACGTGAACAGCAGTCTTACTTCTCTGGATCTTCCGAGGAGGATTTGCTTTTTGATAACGAAACTCCGATGGTCTCTGTAGAGATAGGACATGGAAGCGTTCTCATAAGGCATCCAAGTTCGATTACCCGAGAAGAGGAGTCGGAAGCAAGCTCGATTTCAGTTGATAATAAACAATTCACCGTAAACGAGGTTTATTCAGAGCCCTCCATCCTTCCTGTACATTATGAAGCTGACAACAAGACTGTAAATTTTTCCACTCTTGGAATTGGGAGAAAGCACTCTAATGGACAATGGTTCTTGCAGGAACAAATTAAAAG GGGCAGACCTCAATCAGAAAAAACGCAAGCACTTGGAAACCGTAACTCGCCGCTCTGTAATATAGATCTAACG GACATTCTCAACTTCAGGGAGTTTACGAAGCAATTGACGAGCGAAGATCAGCAAGAGTTAATGAAGTATCTTCCGTCTGTTGATACCGAAGAGCTTCCCGACAG CTTGAATAGCATGTTTGAAAGCCCTGAATTCAAGGagaatttgaattcttttaagcAGCTGCTCACTGAAGGAGTGTTCGATTTCTCCTTTCCGGGTGCGAAAAGAGAAGACTGCAGGAGTTTGAGTAGGCTCGTGTTGTGGGATTTGTCAAAATCGAAATGGGTGGAACGGTATCATTTACTCAAG AAATGTAGCAGTGGAGTGGCTGTTCAAGGTTTTGCTGCTGCATCAAGTGGCTTTATGAAtggaaagagagtgcttgatGGCCAAAACAAAAAGCTTTCAG AAACCAGGACTGCAATGAAGAGTCCCAAAAGGGGGACGACAAAGACGAGCGTGGAAAGCAAGGAACTCGTCGACAGCGACGGTTCTTGCTTCAGTCCAAGAAGTTTATTTGCTTTGCCTTCTGATGGAGGTTCCTTCACATTGGAATCTCTCCATTTCGACGAGGATAGTTCGGACCAGGATCTCCTATTGGATGTGAGGTCGAACAACTCCTTTCCTCAAGCCGAGCTCCTTCATCCGTCCCTGAGTTTCGGTACTCCACAGGCAAGCAATAGTAGTAGCTCGGTAAATCTTCGACTTATGCATCATTGA
- the LOC111809665 gene encoding vesicle-associated protein 2-1-like isoform X2, with the protein MFQASKKDKPVFYTTLSVRVSCIIIGRDRYLSILCLCFFLPYLFVFQASKKDKPVFYTTLSVRVSCIIIVTLQAQREYPADMQCRDKFLLQSTIVPPNTDVDELPADAFNKDSGRAIEECKLKVIYISSTSSLGNSEDEKNSSQSSTALQRLKEDRDIAIRQTHQLQQELDMMKRRKYRKGDPGFSFTFAIFVGIVGIIAGFLLNLTLSSPSTE; encoded by the exons ATGTTTCAAGCTTCAAAGAAAGATAAGCCGGTTTTTTATACCACATTATCTGTTCGTGTTTCTTGCATCATAATAGGTCGTGATCGTTATCTAAGCATTTTATGTTTATGCTTTTTTCTACcttatttgtttgtgtttcaaGCTTCAAAGAAAGATAAGCCGGTTTTTTATACCACATTATCTGTTCGTGTTTCTTGCATCATAATAG TGACTCTCCAAGCTCAGCGAGAGTATCCTGCAGATATGCAATGCAGAGATAAGTTCCTCTTACAAAGTACAATAGTTCCACCAAATACTGATGTAGATGAGCTTCCTGCTGATGCT TTCAACAAGGACAGTGGAAGGGCGATCGAGGAATGCAAGCTCAAGGTTATCTATATTTCTTCAACATCATCTCTGGGGAATTCAGAAGATGAAAAGAACTCATCTCAAAGCTCCACT GCTTTACAACGTCTGAAGGAAGATAGAGACATTGCTATAAGGCAAACCCATCAATTACAACAGGAACTG GACAtgatgaagagaagaaaatatcgAAAAGGCGATCCTGGGTTCTCGTTTACTTTCGCAATCTTCGTGGGCATCGTCGGGATCATTGCAGGGTTCCTCTTGAATTTGACATTATCTTCACCATCAACAGAATGA